CTTCACCGGCATCTGCCGCGGTGACGAGAACGGCGAGCCGATCGCCGCGCTTACCCTCGAGCACTACCCTGGCATGGCGGAGACCGAGATCGAGAGCCACGTCACCGAGGCGACGCAGCGCTGGCCGCTCACTGGCGTGGTGGTGATCCATCGCTTCGGCCGCATCGTGCCGGGCGAGGACATCATGATGGTGGCGACGGCGTCGTCGCATCGTGCCGCGGCCTTCGAGGCCGCCGAATTCCTGATGGATTATCTCAAGACCCGCGCGCCGTTCTGGAAGCAGGTCGAGAAGGCGAGCGGTCCCACCTGGGTCGAAGCCAAGGCCGATGACGACAATGCGGCGGCGCGCTGGATCAAACCGCATCAGGCGGCGGAATAGCCGGAGAGCGACATGATCAACATCCTGGTGGCGGCGTTCGCGGTGGTGACAGTCGCGGCGGGACCGGTGACGGCCGCGCAGGTGTCCTACTACGATGTCGCCAAAGGCTCGCATCCGCACGATGTCGCGCCGGCGCCGGACGGCACCGTCTGGTACACCGCGCAGCATCAGGGCGCGCTCGGCATTCTCGATCCGAAGTCCGGCAGGGTGACGCAGGTGCAGCTCGGCGCCGACTCTGCGCCGCATGGCGTCATCGTTGGGCCCGATCGCGCCGCCTGGATCACCGATAGCGGCCAGAACGCCATCGTGCGCTACGATGCCGAGACCAAGGCGGTGAAGCTCTTTCCGCTGCCGAAGAATTTTCCCAACGCCAACCTCAACACCGCGACCTTCGATCGCAAGGGCATCCTCTGGTTCACCGGACAGAACGGCGTGCATGGCCGCGTCGATCCGGCGACCGGCAAGGTCGAGGCGTGGAAGTCGCCGAAGGGCGTCGGGCCTTATGGCATTACGACGACGCCGAACGGCGATGTGTGGTATGCGTCGCTTGCCGGCGATCACATCGCCAAGATCGACACCGTGTCGGGCGACGCGCTGATGATCCAGCCGCCGCGGCCGGGCGTCGGGCCGCGGCGTATCTGGTCGGACTCCAAGGGCGTGCTGTGGGTCAGCTTCTGGCGCACGGGCGAAGTCGGCCGTTACGATCCGATGGCGAGGATATGGCGCGTGTGGCAACTGCCCGATGCCGATAACGGGACCTATGCGGTGTTCGTCGACGATAAGGACAAGGTCTGGCTGTCCGACTGGAATTCGAATGCCATCGTGCGCTTTGATCCGGCGACGGAGAAGTTCGAGCGCTTTGTCAGCAACCGCCGCCGTGCCGACGTGCGGCAGATGCTCGGCCGGCCCGGTGAGATGTGGGGTGCCGAGTCCGGCACCGATCGTCTCGTCGTGGTACGCGACTAGCGAGCGGGCGATGAGCGGCGCGATCACCCGGCGCAATTTTTTGGCCACCATGGCCGGCGGCGTGGCGGTGCTGGCCAGTGGCCCGGCCTGGGCCGGCAGGGCGCAACCGGCGCGTCAACGCATCGCGTCTTTGATCGGCGAAGCCGCTACGGTGCTGACGGTGGCACAGCGTATCGATGTCATCTCCAAGGCGCTCATCGGTTCGCCCTATCGCGGCCATACGCTCATCGGCAGCCCACGTCGCGCCGAGCGCTTTGTCTTGCGCGATGACGTCTTCGATTGCGTGACATTCTGCGAGACGGTGCTGGCGGCGGCCCTGGCGCGAGAGCCCGCGCAGTTCGAGACGCAACTTCGCCTCATCCGCTACAAGGACGGCGAGATCGATTGGCGCGCGCGCAATCATTACTTCTCCGACTGGTGCGCA
The Pseudolabrys sp. FHR47 genome window above contains:
- a CDS encoding lyase, which gives rise to MINILVAAFAVVTVAAGPVTAAQVSYYDVAKGSHPHDVAPAPDGTVWYTAQHQGALGILDPKSGRVTQVQLGADSAPHGVIVGPDRAAWITDSGQNAIVRYDAETKAVKLFPLPKNFPNANLNTATFDRKGILWFTGQNGVHGRVDPATGKVEAWKSPKGVGPYGITTTPNGDVWYASLAGDHIAKIDTVSGDALMIQPPRPGVGPRRIWSDSKGVLWVSFWRTGEVGRYDPMARIWRVWQLPDADNGTYAVFVDDKDKVWLSDWNSNAIVRFDPATEKFERFVSNRRRADVRQMLGRPGEMWGAESGTDRLVVVRD
- a CDS encoding molybdenum cofactor biosynthesis protein MoaE — encoded protein: MITVRVQSEPFDVSAEAAALSRGRTDVGAVVTFTGICRGDENGEPIAALTLEHYPGMAETEIESHVTEATQRWPLTGVVVIHRFGRIVPGEDIMMVATASSHRAAAFEAAEFLMDYLKTRAPFWKQVEKASGPTWVEAKADDDNAAARWIKPHQAAE
- a CDS encoding N-acetylmuramoyl-L-alanine amidase-like domain-containing protein, translating into MSGAITRRNFLATMAGGVAVLASGPAWAGRAQPARQRIASLIGEAATVLTVAQRIDVISKALIGSPYRGHTLIGSPRRAERFVLRDDVFDCVTFCETVLAAALAREPAQFETQLRLIRYKDGEIDWRARNHYFSDWCANNVANHVCRKLLLPGSETIDKRLTFMRGLGPRQVSMTVLSRDALIDNRALLATGDIIGFLSQRPGLDYFHTGFVVVTGEGRLMLRHAAKSRGRVLDQPLPRFLADNHAQAVTLLRVKEPATMASVT